Proteins encoded together in one Lepisosteus oculatus isolate fLepOcu1 chromosome 2, fLepOcu1.hap2, whole genome shotgun sequence window:
- the dbnlb gene encoding drebrin-like protein B isoform X1, which translates to MSVNLSKNGPAITAAYKEVVDEKSKTNWALFTYEGNSNDIRLADKGDGGLEELVEELNSGKVMYAFCRVQDPNSGLPKYVLINWTGEGVNDARKGLCANHVSTMANFLKGAHVTINARADEDVEPEVVMQKVAKASGANYSFHKESNRFRDSGPQGPVGSVYQKTNAMSEIKRTNKDNFWAQAEKDEEKRRQEERQKAEEERQRLDHERKARELQEAQERERRDRERASQIEQQKKYQQQQEAQSTDQEKQKWEAQERELQAAQKKGFKRSGSVEKANEAAALISQRSGNPREMFKQRERGMAADNRDTSVSSQPGRLHSPFLSKQPGEPEPPRSPLRQASPVPASPASPAHATVPSVLEQARSHYEEPETPSEEQWQEEQPAADDSSNVNSQQTSPPVDDLYEVPPEPDLYEEPPKVEEQNTYDYSAEGSADRGTCARALYDYQAADDTEISFDPDDIITGIEMIDEGWWRGYGPDGRFGMFPANYVELV; encoded by the exons GGCTCTGTTTACCTATGAGGGGAACAGCAATGACATCCGATTGGCTGACAAGGGAG ACGGGGGGCTGGAAGAGCTGGTGGAAGAGCTCAACAGTGGGAAGGTGATGTACGCCTTCTGTCGAGTCCAGGACCCCAACTCTGGCCTTCCCAAATACGTCCTCATCAACTGG ACAGGAGAAGGCGTGAATGATGCCAGGAAGGGGCTGTGTGCCAATCACGTCAGTACCATGGCCAATTTCTTAAAG GGGGCCCACGTGACCATTAACGCCCGTGCAGACGAGGACGTGGAGCCCGAGGTCGTCATGCAGAAGGTGGCCAAGGCATCGGGGGCCAACTACAGCTTCCACAAGGAATCGAACCGTTTCCGGGACTCCGGACCTCAGGGACCAGTG GGGTCAGTGTATCAGAAGACCAACGCCATGTCTGAAATTAAAAGGACCAACAAGGACAATTTCTGGGCCCAGGCGGAG AAAGACGAGGAGAAGAGGCGGCAGGAGGAGCGGCAGAAGGCCGAGGAGGAGAGGCAGCGGCTGGACCACGAGCGCAAGGCGCGAGAGCTGCAGGAGgcgcaggagagggagaggcgaGACCGGGAGAGGGCCAGCCAGATCGAGCAGCAGAA GAAGTATCAGCAACAGCAAGAAGCTCAAAGTACAGATcaagagaaacaaaaatgg GAGGCCCAAGAGAGGGAGCTCCAGGCTGCTCAGAAAAAAGGCTTCAAGCGCAGTGGGTCTGTGGAGAAAGCTAAT GAGGCTGCTGCTTTGATCTCCCAGCGCTCTGGGAATCCCAGGGAGATGTTCaagcaaagagagagaggaatGGCTGCGGACAACAGGGATACCTCTGTGAGCTCACAGCCAG GGCGGTTACACAGCCCCTTTCTGTCAAAGCAGCCCGGTGAGCCGGAGCCTCCACGCTCTCCCCTGCGCCAAGCGTCGCCTGTGCCTGCCTCGCCCGCCTCTCCTGCCCATGCCACAG TGCCCAGTGTCCTGGAACAGGCCCGGTCCCATTACGAGGAGCCAGAGACACCCAGTGAGGAGCAGTGGCAAG AAGAGCAGCCTGCAGCTGATGACAGTTCCAATGTGAACTCGCAACAGACCAGCCCTCCAGTGGACGATCTCTATGAAGTCCCCCCAGAGCCTGACCTGTATGAAGAGCCTCCCAAG GTCGAGGAACAGAATACTTATGACTACTCTGCTGAGGGCAGTGCAGACAGGGGTACCTGTGCACGAGCCCTCTATGACTACCAGGCTG CTGATGATACCGAGATTTCTTTCGACCCTGATGACATCATCACCGGGATTGAGATGATTGACGAGGGCTGGTGGCGGGGCTATGGGCCTGATGGGCGGTTTGGAATGTTCCCAGCCAATTACGTGGAGCTGGTCTAA
- the dbnlb gene encoding drebrin-like protein B isoform X2, producing the protein MSVNLSKNGPAITAAYKEVVDEKSKTNWALFTYEGNSNDIRLADKGDGGLEELVEELNSGKVMYAFCRVQDPNSGLPKYVLINWTGEGVNDARKGLCANHVSTMANFLKGAHVTINARADEDVEPEVVMQKVAKASGANYSFHKESNRFRDSGPQGPVGSVYQKTNAMSEIKRTNKDNFWAQAEKDEEKRRQEERQKAEEERQRLDHERKARELQEAQERERRDRERASQIEQQKKYQQQQEAQSTDQEKQKWEAQERELQAAQKKGFKRSGSVEKANEAAALISQRSGNPREMFKQRERGMAADNRDTSVSSQPVPSVLEQARSHYEEPETPSEEQWQEEQPAADDSSNVNSQQTSPPVDDLYEVPPEPDLYEEPPKVEEQNTYDYSAEGSADRGTCARALYDYQAADDTEISFDPDDIITGIEMIDEGWWRGYGPDGRFGMFPANYVELV; encoded by the exons GGCTCTGTTTACCTATGAGGGGAACAGCAATGACATCCGATTGGCTGACAAGGGAG ACGGGGGGCTGGAAGAGCTGGTGGAAGAGCTCAACAGTGGGAAGGTGATGTACGCCTTCTGTCGAGTCCAGGACCCCAACTCTGGCCTTCCCAAATACGTCCTCATCAACTGG ACAGGAGAAGGCGTGAATGATGCCAGGAAGGGGCTGTGTGCCAATCACGTCAGTACCATGGCCAATTTCTTAAAG GGGGCCCACGTGACCATTAACGCCCGTGCAGACGAGGACGTGGAGCCCGAGGTCGTCATGCAGAAGGTGGCCAAGGCATCGGGGGCCAACTACAGCTTCCACAAGGAATCGAACCGTTTCCGGGACTCCGGACCTCAGGGACCAGTG GGGTCAGTGTATCAGAAGACCAACGCCATGTCTGAAATTAAAAGGACCAACAAGGACAATTTCTGGGCCCAGGCGGAG AAAGACGAGGAGAAGAGGCGGCAGGAGGAGCGGCAGAAGGCCGAGGAGGAGAGGCAGCGGCTGGACCACGAGCGCAAGGCGCGAGAGCTGCAGGAGgcgcaggagagggagaggcgaGACCGGGAGAGGGCCAGCCAGATCGAGCAGCAGAA GAAGTATCAGCAACAGCAAGAAGCTCAAAGTACAGATcaagagaaacaaaaatgg GAGGCCCAAGAGAGGGAGCTCCAGGCTGCTCAGAAAAAAGGCTTCAAGCGCAGTGGGTCTGTGGAGAAAGCTAAT GAGGCTGCTGCTTTGATCTCCCAGCGCTCTGGGAATCCCAGGGAGATGTTCaagcaaagagagagaggaatGGCTGCGGACAACAGGGATACCTCTGTGAGCTCACAGCCAG TGCCCAGTGTCCTGGAACAGGCCCGGTCCCATTACGAGGAGCCAGAGACACCCAGTGAGGAGCAGTGGCAAG AAGAGCAGCCTGCAGCTGATGACAGTTCCAATGTGAACTCGCAACAGACCAGCCCTCCAGTGGACGATCTCTATGAAGTCCCCCCAGAGCCTGACCTGTATGAAGAGCCTCCCAAG GTCGAGGAACAGAATACTTATGACTACTCTGCTGAGGGCAGTGCAGACAGGGGTACCTGTGCACGAGCCCTCTATGACTACCAGGCTG CTGATGATACCGAGATTTCTTTCGACCCTGATGACATCATCACCGGGATTGAGATGATTGACGAGGGCTGGTGGCGGGGCTATGGGCCTGATGGGCGGTTTGGAATGTTCCCAGCCAATTACGTGGAGCTGGTCTAA